A section of the Balearica regulorum gibbericeps isolate bBalReg1 chromosome 6, bBalReg1.pri, whole genome shotgun sequence genome encodes:
- the TMEM169 gene encoding transmembrane protein 169, protein MPSEVLESSSGMEETVQKESKSGSQSPHRGSVRRAVATTVTFDGEATMDQRKKKKKESRPESIIVYRSDNENKVEEEQADEEGGERSSEEGSKFLGPSMADGAWNMPLDSRYVTLTGTITRGKKKGQMVDIHVTLTDKELQELAKSKEPPKEDVLEKKKKCDVGLDRGPHIVLWTIICLPIIFVVSFVVSFYYGTITWYNIFLVYNEERTFWHKITFCPFLIIFYPIIIMVVSFSLGLYSAVVQVAWSFGYWWHAVRDMEKGFCGWLCSKLGLEDCSPYSIVELLDSDNISGSLSGKSSAQGVETSAV, encoded by the exons ATGCCAAGTGAGGTGCTTGAGAGcagcagtgggatggaggagactGTGCAGAAAGAGAGCAAATCTGGAAGCCAGAGCCCTCACCGTGGCTCCGTGAGAAGGGCTGTGGCAACCACTGTCACCTTTGATGGGGAAGCCACTATGgaccagaggaaaaagaagaagaaagagtcCCGTCCCGAGTCAATAATAGTGTATCGGTCAGACAATGAGAATAAGGTGGAAGAAGAACAGGCAgatgaagaaggaggggaaaggagctCTGAGGAAGGCTCCAAGTTCCTCGGTCCATCCATGGCAGATG GTGCCTGGAACATGCCTTTAGACAGCCGATATGTCACCTTGACTGGAACAATCAccaggggaaagaagaagggtCAGATGGTGGACATCCATGTCACACTAACGGACAAAGAGCTGCAGGAACTGGCTAAGTCAAAGGAACCTCCTAAAGAGGATGTACttgagaagaagaagaaatgtgatGTTGGGCTGGACAGAGGACCCCACATCGTCCTCTGGACCATCATCTGCCTCCCCATCATTTTTGTAGTGTCCTTCGTGGTTTCATTCTACTATGGAACCATTACATGGTACAACATCTTCTTGGTGTACAACGAAGAGAGGACCTTCTGGCACAAAATCACCTTTTGTCCCTTTTTGATCATCTTCTACCCAATTATAATTATGGTTGTGTCTTTTTCCCTAGGCCTGTACTCGGCTGTGGTCCAGGTAGCATGGTCCTTTGGGTACTGGTGGCATGCTGTCAGGGATATGGAGAAGGGCTTCTGTGGCTGGCTCTGCAGCAAGCTGGGTTTGGAAGATTGTTCTCCATACAGCATTGTCGAGCTGCTAGATTCTGACAATATCTCAGGTAGTCTCTCTGGCAAGAGCTCTGCACAGGGGGTTGAGACCTCGGCAGTCTGA